ATCGCTGATCGATTACGACGATATCTCGTACGATGACCACTCGGAATTGCTTTACGAACTAAGCGGTAATGTTATCAAACATCTTCGATCTTATCTTACTGACGAAAGAGATGTGTCGAATGTGTTGCAATATCATTCGAAGCGGATCGCCGAGCTGATACATGCTCAAATGGCCGCACATCAAAAGCAGAATAAGACAGAATACGAGGTAAGGACGACAAAAGGGTTCGTTACTCTGCGGACTGCTGCATATTCGATAGATGCGTCGGAGTTAGCACGCAATTTCCGAGCTCCGGTCGATAATCCGCAGCAGATTCGGTCGATGCATTTCGGCGGCTTCCAGAAATGTCTTTATCCAATGCAGAAATTCGATTCGGATTCGGAACGTCGTCTAGCGGTGATTCTCGAAGACGATCCCGAAGTAATCAAATGGTTCAAGCCGTCAAGAAACACCTTGCAGATCTTCTACCATCAAGATCACCAATACGAGCCTGACTTTATTGTCGAAACCACCAATGGCAAGTTTGTCTGCGAAGTGAAGCGAGAAGATGATATCGAGGATTCATCCGTCCAGGACAAAGCCAAAGCTGCTCGCCAATGGTGTGAACACGCTTCACTTCATGAGGCCGCCGTCGGCGGGAAAAAATGGTCCTACCATGTGATTCCGCATACTTTACTTAATTCAAATATGTCATGGGAGGGCCTAATACGAGTCGTAGGCTAACCATGAAACGAAAGGACGTCTCGGACAAGGATAAGCACATAGTCTTTCTGAAGTCTGGCGGTTGCTGTGCGTTCAGAGATTGTCGAAAGAAGCTTGTCGAAGAGGCAACAGCCGAAGATGATCCGACTGTTGTTGGCGAAATTGCGCACATCGTTGCCGATAGTCGCCAAGGACCTAGAGGCGCTGAAGATCTGAGTGAAATAGACAGGGCGAAATCTCCAAATCTTATTTTACTATGTCGGGATCACCATAAGATCATTGACTCTCAGATACGCACATATAGTGTTGCCGTACTCCGACAAATGAAGAAGGATCACGAGCTATGGGTAGCGAAGTCTCTGACGAGTGCACCTACAGTTAGGAACCGCCCTTTGGTTTCAGAGCGAATTCAAAGCACTATCCTGCCGGTTCTGGCTCTACCCCAAGCAGTGTTTTCGGCACCGTGTAGTTTTGGGCAAAACGAATACGACGAAGTGAAACGCAGAGTACATGTTCCGGCGCGGGAGAAGGAAACCGACCCTTATGTTCTCGCGCCCTTTGCCCTCCGAGATGGAAGGCTCTATGCGTTTCAAGCATTATCAAAATCAAATCCCTTTTCTGATGTTATCGATTCCACTAAGGTCACTTCGCATAAATCGTGGGAAATGTGGGATGACCCTGATTGGAAGCGGGTTTATGTAAGCCTTTTGAATCGATCCCTGTATAAGTACGCCGGCACCCTTAAGATAAGGTATGACCCTGAGCACAAGCGATTTTACTTTCCAGTTCTTGAAGAAGGTAAGGAACGGAGTGTTACATACCGTCCGTTAAATAAGAAAGAACAGCCGCGAAAAGTTGCCTGGGAGCCGAAGTTTCGACACGACGGAACCGGTAAGGGGTTTTGGTACCATTTGGCTGCCGGCCTACGCTTTCATCATACCGATGATCGTCAATGGTGTTTATCAATCAGACCTGAGCGTCACTTAACAAAAGATGGAAGCCTACTCCTGGCGCCTGACAAAATAGGACGAAAAGTGACGAAACTCAAAGCCAAAATGTATAACGATAAATACATGGGCGAAATTGTCTTTTGGAGAGATTTTCTCTCGCAGGGAGAACCTAGATTTGTATTGAATTTCGGCAGCCAGCAGGCCGTAATTGGAGTGGAACTAATTCCTTTTGATGTTGAATGGATCGGTCTTGCTGGTGATGATAAACCGTTCAAAAATGAGCTATACGAGGAGGATTTGTTCACTTTGGGAGAATGGAACGACTCCATAAGTGGTGAAGAACTTGAATGGGAGGAATGGGAAGATGAAGCGATACAAGACTCATAATTCACCATCAAAAATAGCTCCTATTCAATTGCAATCCCCGAAAACCTCAGTTGTATGGCTGGAGGAACCAGAATTACTTTTTGCTGACGGCCTGACAAACACTGATCCAAAAGTTGGCATACCTCTTTATGGCCCTCGCTCTTTGCGAACGACTAGGCATAAACGTGAAATTCATGTCGGATTTATCGGAACTGGCGAATTAATTGAGAAAGCGAAAGAATTCCTGTTTGAATGCTCTGAAGGCATCGACGGAGACGAATCGGTTGCCCCATTCCCGGGCTTTATGGCTGATCGTGGATTTTATTCGGAACTGCTTTTTGACGACAAGATCTGTGAACCGATCACAAGAAACGAAAGTCGCGAAATACTGGCTATAAAGGACGAGAAAGCTCGATTTGAAAACTTTCTCGAGCTAGTGGAATCTAAATTGACGATATTGACCCAGAAAGATCACCCGCTAGACTTTATTTTTATTGTGCTCACCAAGGAACTCTATAAAGCGTGTAGAGTTGCAGATTATTTCGAGAAAGGTGTTGGCGAAGTGCATCGGGATTTTCGCCGGGCTTTCAAAGCCATTGCGATGGGGTTTCTTAAACCGACACAGATCCTTCAGGAGAGCACCATACTTGGTATATCTAATCGAGATAAACAATTAGACCACAAGGCCAAGATCGCTTGGAATCTCCTAACTGGCCTCTATTTCAAGGTTGACGGGCTCCCTTGGGGGCCGACTGGACTCGCACCAGATAGTTGTTTTATCGGTGTCAGCTTTTTTAGACCTCTCGGTAAGAAATCAACCTTGCGGACAAGTGTAGTTCAAGCATTTGATGAAAATGGGGAAGGGCTAATACTTCGTGGACACGATTTTCACTGGAACGAAGAGGAAGGTCGATCGCCTCATCTGTCCGAGGAACTTGCCATCAGGCTCATTGAAATGGTGCTGGGTCGTTACCAGCAAGAACGAGGTTCGGCTCCCAGAAGGGTTGTACTTCACAAGAGTTCACGTTTTGAAGAGGCGGAGCGAACAGGGTTCGAATCTGCACTAACAAAGGTAGATCAATATGATCTGCTTGCACTTTCACCGGCAAGTGACGTTCGATTATTAAGGGTCGGGAAATACCCGCCCCTGCGAGGAACCGCTATTACCATCGGTAAAGACTCCTACCTTTATACAAACGGTTACATTTCTGAGTTAGCTTCTTATCCGCATGGACATGTTCCGTCGCCCTTACAAATTACGGACCATATAGGAGATTCTTCATTGAAGCAACTTCTTCATGAAAGCATGGTTCTCACCAAAATGAATTGGAACTCAGCAGATTTTAATGGACTCATGCCTATTACACTTCGCTTCTCGCGTTTAGTCGGAGACATCTTGAGAGAGGTGAAAGATGGAAACGATGCCGAACCTAAGTACAAATATTATATGTAGGAATTCACGCACAACCTTTAATGCGCCCGTTATCTTACCGGTTGTCCTTATCGAGGAGGAGTTTGGCTTGCATGGCAGCGGCCTCGTCAAATTCGGTGTATTCGAAACTGGTCTGCATTTTCTTGTGGCCGGCACCGCGTTGAGCTAACTTATCAGAGTAGCCCAAGCGTCCAAGGCGAGTTACCCAATCACGGCGGAGGTCGCGTAGACGAAGATCGGGGTAGCCAGCGGCCGTTCGCACAATATCCCATGATTTCTTATAAGTTGTGTGGGGGAACACCATATTGTCGAGACGTGCGGCATTCGCCGGCGTTACATTCTTTGAATGCTCTAGGAATCGCCAAAGTTCGAGAAAAGCCTTCTTCATACGCTCGGTAATTACAGCCAAACGCTCTTCGCGTAGTTTGCCCTTGTAAGAAACCAACCTTGTGATATTGCGAAATTGTCCTCTCTCGTCAAACAAGTCACGCCATCGAATTGGTTCGTACTTAGACTTGTCTTCGCTGTAATCATTCACCGGATAAAGCTCGTTAGGTCTGGCTCCGGAGTCTCGTAGTGCAATAATAAGAGCGTAAAGACGAGGAGCAGAGGTGGTGATCAGCTTTCTAGCCTCCTTGAGGATTTTCTTTTCTTCAATATTAGTGACTGTGACTGTCCGACGATTCTCTAAGGATTTGTCGATAAACCCGTCGAAGTCAGGCACTTCTTTGATCCACCTCTTTTTCTTGGCCTTTCGGAACATCGCGCGAACCGACTCGAAATCCCGATTGACTGTTGTGATCGAGACAGACTTGAGCCGCTTCAGTTTGTATTTCCTGAAGATGGTCTCATCCATTTCGTTGATCAATTCTCGGCCAAGTTCTGCAGCGATACGATCGATCTTTAGGCGTTCAGATTCCCATGTCCTCATGCCTTCGACTTTCTTACCGTCAGAGTAAACAGGAGGGATAACGTATTCTTTCTTATACCAGTCAGCGAGTTTACGGAAAGTCATACTACGGCCTTCGATGTAACCTTGACCGCGAGCATCGCTTTCTTCTAAGATTTCACTTGCCAGTTGTTCGGCATGGGTCGGATTGAGAGCTCTTTTATAGATCTGTTTTACTTTTCCGTTTGAGTCGCGAAGTTGTACTCGGGCATAAAGATGCCCGGTCTTCTTGTCAGTCCAAACGTATCCAGCTTTTCTCCGTCCCATCTAACTATTTTCTAACTATTTCTAACTATTTTCTAACTATTTCGAGTTAGTTTAGAAAGATAGTATAAACCGAGAATAGCTTGAAAACAAAGGAATTATAGACTTAGATGGTGATTCTAGCCCGAAACAGTTTTGGTCAATAAGTGGCTTTTAACCATTGGGTCCCAGGTTCGAGTCCTGGTCGGATCACCATTCTTTAAGAGAAAAGGCGGGCCGCGTGCCGCCTTTTCTAATTTCCGATCTGTGATCCGACAATATAACTGTCCCTGGCACGAATTACCAAGTTGGGCCGGTTGACCCTTACTTTGATCTGTTTGCGTTGGCCGGGCGAGCCTTCGGTTTTAGGAATGTAGCCAATATTATATTGCCGCCGGAGTTCTTCCGCTATACCTTCAAATGCCCGCATCAGGCCGCCCGGCGTAGACTCGGGCCGAAAAACGCGTCCTCCGGTCGCCGCAGCTATCTCATCCAGGTATCGCCGCCCGAGTGCATACTCCTGTGCGGTCGTCCCGCGGGGTGTCATGATGTCGCCCAGGACCCCCGGAAACGGTGATCCGATCCGCCGACGATTATCCATGTAGGTGTTGTAGTAGATCGGAAATACGAGGGAATCGCTCTCTTCGGCATAATCGAGGGTACTGTCGTAGCTGTTCTTGCGGGACGTCGTGTCGACACCGTCCGTAAAAAGGATCACGGCTTTTCTGCCTTCGACCTTTCCGAGTTGTTTCCGCAGAGCCTCATCGACGGCGTTATAAAGTGACGTGCCGTTGCCGAAACGCGCCTTGTCAATCGCGTCGAAGATCTTTGCTCGGTCCGTCGTCGCCTTTGTACGCACGCGGATGTTTTGATCAAATTCGACCACTGCTACGCTGTCGTGTAGTTCCAGAAGCGAAACGAACGACTTTGCCGCTCGAATGATATCTTCGATCCGGTATTCGGTTGACGGGCTGACATCAATGACGAGAACGACCGTGATCGGTTTGTCGGAAACACCGAAATACGCGATCTCCTGCTCGACCCCGTCCTCAAATATCGCAAAATTTTCTTTGCCAAGGCCGGGAATATAAAGGCCGTTTCGGTCGTAAACGGAAACCGGGATGGTGACGAGATTGGTTTCGACGCGTACTACTTCATCGTCTCCGACCGTCTGCGATCGCTTTTCCGGGACATTCGCGGGGGCAGCTGGAGTTCTGCGAACTCGGCGGGGCAGCTGCACCGATTCGGAATAGCGAGCCGAATCCGGTGTCGGCGAGGCAACAGGCGAGGGCGATTGTCTGGGGTCGGAGCGTCTGCCGGATTGAGCAAACAGGGCCGTGGACAACACCAAGATCGCAAACACGCTTAAGAAGAGTTTCTGCATTTAACTACGATTGTATTTGATGCGGATAACCTTTGAAAAGGTTTGAAATATATGCTGCCCCTAATTTGCCCACAACGAGTTCACTATCGCAGTGACGCTAAATCCGAGCATAACCAACACGGTGAACCAACCGGAAACGGTCAGCCAAAGTGGATGGAGCTCGCCACCTGTCGCCATTTTGCGCGATGCAAGCAGCATCAGTGTGAGCCCGATCGGGAGAATGAAGCCATTGATCGTGCCGGCCCAGATCAACAGCTTGACCGGTTGACCAACAGTAAAAAACACGGTGGCTGAAACGGCGAGAAAACCGAGAACGAGAAATTTCTGATGGTCTATACCCTTGGCGTAGAGAGTTTTCAGAAAAGACACGGATGTGAAAGCTGCACCGACGACCGAAGTGATAGCGGCGGCCCACATTACTACGCCAAAAATACGCAGTCCAAACTCGCCTGCAGAGAACTCAAAAACGGAAGCCGCGGGATTTGTACCGCCGATCTGCAACCCCATTGAAACCGCTCCAAAAGCGGCAAGGAATAACATGATTCGTATGACGCCTGCCAGCAAAATACCGCTGACAGCGCCGCGATTCACGGTCCGGAGATTTTCTGGACCTGTGATGCCCGCGTCGATGAGGCGATGAGCACCCGCGAAGGTGATATAGCCGCCGACTGTTCCGCCGACCAGAGTTACGATCGCCTTCGCGTCTACGACATCAGGCCAAAATGTGCCTCGTATCGCCTCACCGATCGGTGGCCTCGAGACGAAAACGACATACGTTACCATCGCGATCAACAGCAGGCCGAGGGCTTTTACAAAGAGATCCATCGCACGGCCGGCGTCCTTAACAAGAAACAAAAAAGCGGCTATCGCGACGCTTATCACCGCACCGAGTTCGACCGGCAGGCCGGTCGCTGCGTTAAAGCCAAGTCCCGTGCCGGCTATGTTGCCGATATTGAAAACAAGGCCGCCGAAAGCGACCAGCACTGCGAGCAGGTAACCGCTGCCGGGAATTGTGTCATTCGCGACGTCCTGTCCCGGCTTTCCTGCGATGGTGATGATCCGCCAGATATTGAGCTGTGCAAAGATGTCAATGATGATCGAGACCAGGATCGCAAAGCCGAAACTTGCGAGAAGCCGGCCGGTGAAAACGGTAGTTTGTGTGAGAAATCCGGGGCCGACGGCAGATGTCGCCATCAGGAACGCTGCGCCGGCAAGTGCCGAGATCAGGCCCTTTTGTGGCGGCTTTTCAGAGGATATATGATCTGACCTCGATGCCATTGTCTTCAAGAAATGTGCGAATGAGCCGAGCAGTTGAAACCGCAGTAATGCCGTCGCCGTGCAGACAAATAGTCTCAGCGTCGATGACTATCTCTTCGCCATCAATTGTCTTGATAGGTTCACGCTTTGCGATCTTTAGAGCTTGCTCAGCGGCGACAGCAGCGTCGTCTATTACAGCACCTTCAATTGAACGTGAAGCGAGCCTGCCCGCCGCGCTGTAGCGGCGGTCGGCAAATGCTTCGCTGACGATACGGAGGCCTGCGTTTTTTCCTTCTGTCACCAGCATGCTTCCCGCGAGCCCGAACAGGATCAAAGAAGGGTCGACCGCATTTACCGCCTTTACGATCGCGGCCGCGGCCCCCGCGTCGTCCGCGGCCCGATTGTAGAGTGCTCCGTGCGGTTTCACATGGCTAACACACCCTTCTTGTTTCTCGGCAATATCTCTTAGCAGCGTTAATTGCTCTGCGACCAGGTCCGTTATCTCATATTGTGAGAGTGTCTGATAGGTGCGTCCGAAGTTCGCCTTATCGCGAAAACCGGGATGAGCTCCGATCGCGACCCTATTTTCAATAGCTAGCCGAACGGTGGCTGCCATTGTTGATTCGTCACCTGCGTGGCCTCCGCAGGCAATATTGGCCGACGTAACTATGCTCATTAACTCGGCGTCGTCCGGATAGCCTTCGCCGAGGTCGCAATTTAGGTCGATAGCACACATGGCTTTCACACTGAACGTATTCTACAAGCAGCACGCAGTATCTTAAGGTCGTTCTCAGTTTGAAGCAAAGTAGAATGGGCTTCGGCAATATCGACCAAGTGAAAGGCAATACGGTCACGGCATCCGAGTTGTGCCGCAAGCGGCAGATCACACGAGATGATGTGTCCAATACGCGGATATCCGCCGGAGGTCTGATGATCCGCCATCAACAAGATCGGATCACCCAGAGGAGGCAACTGAATGGTACCGAAGCTGACCGCGGAGGACAGGAATGCTGCGTTTCCCACAGTTTCGAGTTTGGGTCCTATCAGGCTGAATCCCATTAGGTCCGACCTTTCCCCGATCTCATATGTTCCACTGAGAAACGCCCGGCGGCTTTCGTTTATCAGACCGTCAAATTCAGCACCCGCAACGATCCTCACGGTAGGGAAGTGGTGGTATTGGGGAATGATGGACGGACCGGCCGCAGTGCCTACAAGTGGAGGAGCGTGCAGACCGTCACTCACATCCAGCCTGTCGCCCGCCGACAGTTTTCGTCCTTTGAATCCGCCGACAGCGGCGGCAATGTTCGTCGTCGAACTCCCAAGCCATCTCGGAACGTTAAGACCGCCAGCAACCGCCAAATAGCAGCGGTTTCCTTTGATACGTGATCTGAAAGACAGTGTGCTGCCTTCATCTGCACGATATGTTCGCCAGTTCTGTAATCCAACGCCGTCGAGGTCGGCACTGAAATCGGCTCCAGTTACGGCGAAGACAGTGTCAGTTGTGAAGCGTATCTCTGGAGTAGGGAAGTGAGCCTCAATGACCGCCGAATCTTCGTAATTGCCGACAAGGATGTTGCCGATCCTTGCAGCAAGCGGGTCCATAGCCCCCGTTGGATTGACGCCGAATCGGCGGAACCTGAAGCGGCCCAGGTCGCGAACCATCGTCAATATTCCGGGCTTTACGATCTCTATCGCCATTTGAAGTTCATAAGACCGGCACAAACTTTACGCGGTCGCCCGGCGAGAAAAGGAATGGAGCGGCCGCCTGAGGATCGAAAAGCTGAAGTTTCGTACGCCCGATTATCTGCCATCCGCCTGGAGAATCCAACGGATAGATCCCAGTCTGTTCGTCGGCGATCCCGATGCTTCCGGCAGGCACACGCTTTCGCGGAGTGTCGCGTCGCGGTACCGCAATTCGTTCATCGACCTTTCCCATGTAAGCGAATCCGGGAAGAAACCCAAGCATGAAAACACGATATTCACGCCCGGTGAAGATGCCTATGAATTCCTCCTCGCTTACTCCGAATCGGGCAGACAATGTTTGCAGATCAGGACCTGATTCGCCGCCAAATAGCGCCGGAACTTCGATCAGGGCATTGCGATCTGAAAGACTGCCGAATGCCTGAGACGACGCGGAAAGAAGCCTTTCCTGAACAAATTCACGAATGTCTGCATCTTTCCCGACCGCCGCGTGGACCGCACATGGATCGTAAAATACGGTTGCGGAGGCATAGGCAGGCGATGATTCGATAAAACCGGGAAAAGGGTTATCCGCCAGATAGCGAGATACAGCAACTGCGGTCTTATTCACGTCGCTATCGATACTGTCGCCAAATTCAATCGTCATGGCGGAATCGCCAAGGTCGTATATCTTCGGAACAGGATCGAGCATATTCATCGCGATCGTTGTTTAGGATCAAGGTATTCGCGCAGCCCGTCGCCGATGAAATTGAACGCAAGCACGGTAAGGGCTATCGCGACCCCCGGAAAGAACAGAACGTGAGGTGCGATAGTGAATATTTGACGGGCCTCGTCGATCATCGTTCCCCAACTCGGCGCAGGCGGCGGGATCCCGAGTCCCAGGAACGACAGCGTTGCCTCTGACAAAACCGCTCCCGCCAGGCCGAGAGACGACTGAACTATCAGCGGCTGGATGGCGTTCGGTAAAATATGGAAAAAAAGTATACGAAGATTTCCGGCACCGAGCGCTCGGGCGGCTGTAACATAATCGTATTCGCGTACCTTTAGCACCTGTCCTCTCATTACGCGGGCATAGCCGACCCAGCCGATGATGCAAAGTGCGGCGATCAGTTTTCCCTGTCCGGGACCGAGGAAAGCTACGATCGCGATCGCGAGAAGCAGACCGGGAAATGCGAGGAAAACATTGAAAAGATATCCTGAAAGGAATTTATCCACCCACCCGCCGAAGAAGCCTGCGATCGATCCGATCAGAATTCCGACGATCGCCGAGACGACCACAACCGAGATGCCGACCTCAAGCGAAATGCGTGCACCGTAGATAACACGCGAGAAAATATCACGGCCGAGTGCGTCCGTCCCGA
This sequence is a window from Acidobacteriota bacterium. Protein-coding genes within it:
- a CDS encoding ABC transporter permease; this translates as MTRLGYIGFAIAALFILAAIFAPYIATHDPLVQNLDLRLLSPSAENWFGTDALGRDIFSRVIYGARISLEVGISVVVVSAIVGILIGSIAGFFGGWVDKFLSGYLFNVFLAFPGLLLAIAIVAFLGPGQGKLIAALCIIGWVGYARVMRGQVLKVREYDYVTAARALGAGNLRILFFHILPNAIQPLIVQSSLGLAGAVLSEATLSFLGLGIPPPAPSWGTMIDEARQIFTIAPHVLFFPGVAIALTVLAFNFIGDGLREYLDPKQRSR
- a CDS encoding HNH endonuclease, whose protein sequence is MKRKDVSDKDKHIVFLKSGGCCAFRDCRKKLVEEATAEDDPTVVGEIAHIVADSRQGPRGAEDLSEIDRAKSPNLILLCRDHHKIIDSQIRTYSVAVLRQMKKDHELWVAKSLTSAPTVRNRPLVSERIQSTILPVLALPQAVFSAPCSFGQNEYDEVKRRVHVPAREKETDPYVLAPFALRDGRLYAFQALSKSNPFSDVIDSTKVTSHKSWEMWDDPDWKRVYVSLLNRSLYKYAGTLKIRYDPEHKRFYFPVLEEGKERSVTYRPLNKKEQPRKVAWEPKFRHDGTGKGFWYHLAAGLRFHHTDDRQWCLSIRPERHLTKDGSLLLAPDKIGRKVTKLKAKMYNDKYMGEIVFWRDFLSQGEPRFVLNFGSQQAVIGVELIPFDVEWIGLAGDDKPFKNELYEEDLFTLGEWNDSISGEELEWEEWEDEAIQDS
- a CDS encoding VWA domain-containing protein, with product MQKLFLSVFAILVLSTALFAQSGRRSDPRQSPSPVASPTPDSARYSESVQLPRRVRRTPAAPANVPEKRSQTVGDDEVVRVETNLVTIPVSVYDRNGLYIPGLGKENFAIFEDGVEQEIAYFGVSDKPITVVLVIDVSPSTEYRIEDIIRAAKSFVSLLELHDSVAVVEFDQNIRVRTKATTDRAKIFDAIDKARFGNGTSLYNAVDEALRKQLGKVEGRKAVILFTDGVDTTSRKNSYDSTLDYAEESDSLVFPIYYNTYMDNRRRIGSPFPGVLGDIMTPRGTTAQEYALGRRYLDEIAAATGGRVFRPESTPGGLMRAFEGIAEELRRQYNIGYIPKTEGSPGQRKQIKVRVNRPNLVIRARDSYIVGSQIGN
- the pxpB gene encoding 5-oxoprolinase subunit PxpB is translated as MLDPVPKIYDLGDSAMTIEFGDSIDSDVNKTAVAVSRYLADNPFPGFIESSPAYASATVFYDPCAVHAAVGKDADIREFVQERLLSASSQAFGSLSDRNALIEVPALFGGESGPDLQTLSARFGVSEEEFIGIFTGREYRVFMLGFLPGFAYMGKVDERIAVPRRDTPRKRVPAGSIGIADEQTGIYPLDSPGGWQIIGRTKLQLFDPQAAAPFLFSPGDRVKFVPVL
- a CDS encoding biotin-dependent carboxyltransferase, whose amino-acid sequence is MAIEIVKPGILTMVRDLGRFRFRRFGVNPTGAMDPLAARIGNILVGNYEDSAVIEAHFPTPEIRFTTDTVFAVTGADFSADLDGVGLQNWRTYRADEGSTLSFRSRIKGNRCYLAVAGGLNVPRWLGSSTTNIAAAVGGFKGRKLSAGDRLDVSDGLHAPPLVGTAAGPSIIPQYHHFPTVRIVAGAEFDGLINESRRAFLSGTYEIGERSDLMGFSLIGPKLETVGNAAFLSSAVSFGTIQLPPLGDPILLMADHQTSGGYPRIGHIISCDLPLAAQLGCRDRIAFHLVDIAEAHSTLLQTENDLKILRAACRIRSV
- a CDS encoding LamB/YcsF family protein translates to MCAIDLNCDLGEGYPDDAELMSIVTSANIACGGHAGDESTMAATVRLAIENRVAIGAHPGFRDKANFGRTYQTLSQYEITDLVAEQLTLLRDIAEKQEGCVSHVKPHGALYNRAADDAGAAAAIVKAVNAVDPSLILFGLAGSMLVTEGKNAGLRIVSEAFADRRYSAAGRLASRSIEGAVIDDAAVAAEQALKIAKREPIKTIDGEEIVIDAETICLHGDGITAVSTARLIRTFLEDNGIEVRSYIL
- a CDS encoding divalent metal cation transporter, which produces MASRSDHISSEKPPQKGLISALAGAAFLMATSAVGPGFLTQTTVFTGRLLASFGFAILVSIIIDIFAQLNIWRIITIAGKPGQDVANDTIPGSGYLLAVLVAFGGLVFNIGNIAGTGLGFNAATGLPVELGAVISVAIAAFLFLVKDAGRAMDLFVKALGLLLIAMVTYVVFVSRPPIGEAIRGTFWPDVVDAKAIVTLVGGTVGGYITFAGAHRLIDAGITGPENLRTVNRGAVSGILLAGVIRIMLFLAAFGAVSMGLQIGGTNPAASVFEFSAGEFGLRIFGVVMWAAAITSVVGAAFTSVSFLKTLYAKGIDHQKFLVLGFLAVSATVFFTVGQPVKLLIWAGTINGFILPIGLTLMLLASRKMATGGELHPLWLTVSGWFTVLVMLGFSVTAIVNSLWAN